In one Echinicola marina genomic region, the following are encoded:
- a CDS encoding DUF4133 domain-containing protein produces the protein MNPYTINKGINAPLVFKGLKAQYIAYLAVGLVVLLVLFAVAYMLGLSKYLCLGGALVLGGALFYGVFHYSGKYGQHGLMKATAYRQVPQSVRCRSRKPFLTLKDHT, from the coding sequence ATGAATCCCTACACGATCAACAAAGGGATCAATGCGCCCCTGGTGTTTAAAGGGCTCAAAGCCCAGTATATCGCCTACCTCGCCGTGGGGCTGGTGGTACTGCTGGTCCTTTTTGCCGTGGCCTACATGCTGGGCCTCTCCAAATACCTTTGCCTGGGGGGCGCCCTTGTTTTGGGCGGGGCCCTCTTTTACGGGGTCTTTCACTATTCCGGTAAATACGGGCAGCACGGGCTGATGAAGGCCACCGCCTACCGGCAGGTGCCCCAAAGTGTCCGTTGCCGCAGCAGAAAACCTTTCCTAACCCTTAAAGACCATACATGA
- a CDS encoding conjugal transfer protein TraI, with the protein MKLKKYISILTLSLTLLFSVAPHQQAEAIPLAVIIKVIKAGVKKVIKAIDLKVQRLQNKTIWLQNVQKVLENTLSKLSLKEISGWNDKQRQQYDALFEELWKVKSALDQYRRVKDIAEKQAQLVEEYHRVWPVLSAHEAFSPEEKQAMAATYSEILQQSLENLDYLLDVMTAFTVQMNDAERLRIIHDTDQRVTENLNALRSFNRGNLSIAENRSRTQVQPLKKLYEK; encoded by the coding sequence ATGAAACTCAAAAAATACATCTCCATCCTGACCCTTTCCCTGACGTTACTGTTTTCGGTGGCGCCCCACCAACAGGCAGAGGCCATTCCTCTGGCGGTGATCATCAAAGTGATCAAAGCCGGGGTCAAAAAAGTCATCAAAGCCATCGACCTGAAAGTGCAGCGCCTGCAGAACAAAACGATATGGCTGCAAAATGTACAGAAGGTGTTGGAAAATACCCTTTCCAAACTCTCCCTGAAGGAGATCTCCGGCTGGAATGACAAACAACGGCAGCAATACGATGCGCTGTTCGAAGAGCTCTGGAAAGTAAAGAGTGCCCTGGATCAATACCGCCGTGTGAAAGACATTGCCGAAAAACAGGCCCAACTGGTGGAGGAATACCACAGGGTATGGCCGGTGCTCTCTGCCCATGAGGCCTTCAGCCCGGAAGAAAAGCAGGCCATGGCGGCAACCTATTCGGAAATACTTCAGCAAAGCCTGGAAAACCTCGATTACCTCCTGGATGTAATGACGGCCTTTACCGTGCAGATGAACGATGCCGAGCGCCTGCGTATCATCCACGATACCGACCAAAGGGTAACGGAAAACCTCAATGCCCTGCGTAGCTTTAACCGCGGCAACCTCTCCATAGCCGAAAACCGCTCCCGCACGCAGGTCCAACCCCTAAAAAAGCTCTATGAAAAGTAA
- the traK gene encoding conjugative transposon protein TraK, protein MFKNLQNIDTAFKHIRLFAFGIMAGSILIAGLISFEAFRMVQSTQQRIYILAEGKALEAFAAQRRDNIPVEARDHVKMFHHYFFTLSPDDRHIKEQVGKSLYMADGSAKAAYDNLRESGYYTRMVSANINQTIHMDSIAIDTDFHPYRFTYYGTQRIIRPTSVVTRRLVTEGRLRHVDRSDRNPHGFLIERWETLSNENLNVEKR, encoded by the coding sequence ATGTTTAAAAACCTTCAGAACATAGACACCGCCTTTAAGCATATCCGCCTGTTTGCCTTTGGCATTATGGCCGGTTCGATCCTGATTGCCGGGCTTATCAGCTTTGAGGCCTTCCGGATGGTGCAATCCACACAGCAAAGGATATATATCCTGGCTGAGGGAAAAGCACTAGAAGCCTTCGCCGCACAGCGGCGGGACAACATCCCCGTGGAAGCCCGGGACCATGTAAAGATGTTCCACCATTACTTCTTCACCTTATCCCCCGACGACCGGCATATCAAAGAGCAGGTAGGCAAAAGCCTTTATATGGCCGACGGATCGGCAAAGGCTGCTTACGATAACTTACGCGAAAGCGGGTACTACACTCGTATGGTATCGGCCAACATCAACCAGACCATACACATGGACAGCATTGCCATAGACACGGATTTTCATCCCTACCGCTTTACTTATTACGGCACGCAGCGCATCATACGCCCCACATCGGTGGTTACCCGAAGACTGGTCACGGAAGGGCGGCTGCGCCACGTGGACCGCAGCGACCGAAATCCCCACGGCTTTTTGATCGAACGCTGGGAAACCCTTAGCAATGAAAACCTGAACGTGGAGAAGCGATGA
- a CDS encoding DUF4134 domain-containing protein encodes MKHKYLKFLPTLALLLLAFSVFGQDGNAGINEATNKVRSYFQSGTNLMYAIGAIVGLIGAVKVFNKWNNGEPDTGKVAAAWFGSCVFLVVVATVLQSFFGV; translated from the coding sequence ATGAAACACAAGTATCTCAAATTCCTGCCCACCCTGGCACTGCTGCTATTGGCCTTTTCCGTATTCGGACAGGACGGCAATGCCGGGATCAATGAAGCGACCAACAAGGTGCGCAGCTATTTCCAGAGCGGTACCAACCTGATGTATGCCATTGGTGCGATAGTCGGGTTGATCGGTGCGGTGAAAGTCTTTAACAAATGGAACAACGGGGAGCCGGATACCGGCAAGGTCGCCGCCGCATGGTTCGGCAGTTGTGTATTCCTGGTGGTGGTAGCCACGGTACTGCAAAGTTTCTTCGGAGTATAA
- a CDS encoding RteC domain-containing protein → MRHLCHELYQGLKSQLHEVHLAQHPPLREAQECFSCVHTALDQLKEKFTGYDFTPPEEIYFFKQVKPQFVSEQIYYGELYYMHSTIPIEPKEIAQHFKRQLAFIRSYFQRHHFLYTYFRLDRNDLDEYLFRRNAPKVPFLPDKPFIQRDAPFSTLGSYRFSRFKAYTRLKEHLHQQIRTLKNPESATGKARLKWTAPKVALIELTYALKAAGVFNNGQATIRDIATVVEKVFQQDMSQYYRTFQEIRIRKSGRTHFLKRLTHALEKWMDNTDLDGKGEKFD, encoded by the coding sequence ATGAGACACCTTTGTCATGAACTCTACCAGGGGTTAAAATCCCAATTGCACGAGGTCCATCTGGCACAGCACCCGCCTTTGCGGGAAGCGCAGGAATGTTTTTCCTGTGTGCACACAGCCCTGGATCAATTAAAAGAGAAGTTTACAGGCTATGATTTTACCCCGCCCGAGGAAATTTACTTTTTCAAGCAGGTAAAACCGCAATTTGTATCGGAGCAGATCTATTACGGGGAGCTCTATTACATGCATTCCACCATTCCGATAGAACCCAAGGAGATCGCCCAGCACTTTAAAAGGCAGCTCGCCTTTATCCGCAGTTATTTTCAGCGCCACCACTTTTTGTACACCTACTTCAGGCTGGACCGCAATGACCTGGATGAATACCTCTTCCGGCGCAATGCCCCGAAGGTGCCTTTCCTTCCCGATAAACCCTTCATCCAGCGGGATGCCCCGTTTTCCACCCTGGGAAGCTATCGCTTCTCCCGATTTAAGGCCTATACCCGCCTGAAAGAACATCTCCACCAGCAAATCCGCACCTTAAAAAACCCGGAGTCCGCCACAGGAAAAGCCCGACTGAAGTGGACGGCTCCCAAGGTGGCCTTAATCGAGCTTACCTATGCCTTGAAAGCGGCGGGTGTATTCAACAACGGCCAGGCGACCATCCGGGATATTGCCACGGTCGTGGAAAAAGTCTTCCAGCAGGACATGTCGCAATACTACCGCACCTTCCAGGAAATCCGCATCCGCAAATCCGGGCGCACCCATTTTCTAAAGCGCCTTACCCATGCCCTGGAAAAGTGGATGGACAACACCGATCTGGACGGCAAAGGGGAAAAATTCGACTAA
- a CDS encoding TraG family conjugative transposon ATPase produces the protein MIFSDRHIDLKDNFPLFKVEKDRIISRQGDITAGFSITLPEIFTLSGEDYLALHHTWVKAIRILPVNSIFHKQDRFTREGHQATFTLDQSFLSQSSERFFHERPFLDHRCHIFITQRPLDKPMGTSAVSNLLRSSLVPPEAVSEKAREDFEDTLGQFRQILEDGGMSLIPLSAEDICGTSHRSGVLENYLFLKNAGKPRLMDIRFKPEWQIGDKYVQLYSLADVEDLPGSVLPDGRLEKYATDKTDFRCGYAVPVGAMLPCNHIYNQYLFIEDHQKTIKKLEAKRLRLESLAAYSRENAIAKDATAAFLNEAISEGRKAVKAHFNLMLWTAKREELAELRNKASAALSKMDVTPRQETVGAPQLFWAGLPGNQGAFPVNETFDTFIGPASCFLNLETNYRSSVSPVGIRLGDRITGNPVNVDISDEPMKKGYITNRNKFILGPSGSGKSFFTNHMVRHYYEQGTHVVLVDVGHSYRGLCDLVDGYYFTYEEDSPIRFNPFVTPDGKMPDTEKKESLKTLLLALWKKDDEPFKRSEYVALSNAITGYYGYLSHSREVTPGFNSFYEYLELEFRDVLKRDGVKDRDFDIENFMYVLRPYYEGGEFDYLLNATENLDLLNQRFIVFELDNIKDHPILFPVVTIIIMEIFIAKMRKLKGVRKMILVEEAWKAIAKEGMAEYLKYLFKTVRKFYGEAIVVTQEVEDIISSPVVKEAIINNSDCKILLDQSKYQNKFDRIQELLGLTEKEKALALSINKANEPGRLYKEVFISLGGQLSKVYRTEVSKAEYLAYTTEEKEKIQIDRLTRKYGDRKKAIAALAQESN, from the coding sequence ATGATCTTTAGCGACCGCCATATCGACCTGAAGGACAACTTTCCCCTGTTTAAAGTGGAAAAGGATCGCATCATCTCCCGGCAGGGGGACATCACGGCGGGCTTTTCCATCACCCTCCCGGAAATCTTTACCCTTTCCGGTGAAGATTACCTGGCCCTGCACCACACCTGGGTAAAGGCCATCCGCATTTTGCCGGTAAACAGCATCTTTCATAAGCAGGACCGGTTTACCCGGGAAGGGCACCAGGCAACCTTTACTTTGGACCAGTCCTTTCTCTCGCAAAGCAGTGAGCGCTTTTTCCACGAACGTCCCTTTTTGGATCACCGCTGCCATATCTTCATTACCCAGCGCCCCCTGGACAAACCTATGGGCACCTCGGCAGTGTCCAACCTCTTGCGGTCTTCCCTGGTGCCGCCCGAAGCGGTATCGGAAAAGGCCCGCGAGGACTTTGAGGATACCTTAGGGCAGTTTCGCCAGATCCTTGAAGACGGCGGGATGTCCTTAATACCTCTTTCCGCTGAGGATATATGCGGCACCTCCCACCGTTCGGGGGTATTGGAAAACTACCTTTTCCTGAAAAACGCCGGAAAACCCCGACTGATGGACATCCGCTTTAAACCGGAGTGGCAGATCGGGGATAAATATGTCCAGCTGTATTCCCTGGCGGATGTGGAAGATTTGCCGGGAAGTGTCCTGCCCGACGGAAGACTGGAAAAATACGCCACCGACAAAACGGACTTTCGTTGTGGCTATGCCGTGCCCGTAGGAGCCATGCTTCCCTGTAACCATATCTATAACCAGTACCTCTTTATCGAGGACCACCAAAAAACCATAAAAAAACTGGAAGCCAAACGCCTTAGGCTGGAAAGCCTGGCGGCCTATTCACGGGAAAATGCCATCGCCAAAGATGCCACGGCTGCCTTTTTAAATGAAGCGATATCCGAGGGGCGCAAAGCGGTTAAAGCGCATTTTAACCTAATGTTGTGGACCGCTAAAAGGGAAGAGCTCGCCGAACTACGCAACAAAGCTTCGGCGGCCCTCTCCAAAATGGATGTGACCCCACGACAGGAAACCGTAGGCGCCCCGCAGCTGTTTTGGGCAGGCCTTCCCGGCAACCAGGGCGCTTTCCCCGTCAATGAGACCTTCGATACCTTCATCGGCCCGGCCAGCTGCTTTCTGAACCTGGAAACCAACTACCGTTCATCGGTAAGCCCCGTGGGCATACGGCTGGGGGACCGCATCACCGGAAACCCGGTCAATGTGGACATCTCCGACGAGCCCATGAAAAAGGGGTACATCACCAACCGCAACAAATTTATCCTCGGGCCTTCGGGCAGCGGAAAATCCTTCTTTACCAACCACATGGTGCGCCACTATTACGAGCAGGGCACCCATGTGGTGCTGGTGGATGTCGGCCATTCCTACCGGGGGCTGTGTGACCTGGTGGACGGATACTATTTTACCTATGAGGAAGATAGTCCCATCCGCTTTAACCCCTTTGTGACGCCCGACGGCAAAATGCCCGATACCGAGAAAAAGGAAAGCCTGAAAACCCTCCTTTTGGCCCTTTGGAAAAAGGATGACGAGCCTTTCAAACGCTCCGAATATGTAGCTCTTTCCAATGCGATCACGGGATATTACGGGTATCTGTCGCATTCCAGGGAAGTGACGCCGGGCTTTAATTCCTTTTATGAATACCTCGAACTGGAATTCCGGGATGTCTTAAAACGCGACGGGGTGAAAGACAGGGATTTTGACATCGAGAATTTCATGTATGTACTACGGCCCTACTATGAAGGCGGTGAGTTCGATTACCTTTTGAATGCCACAGAGAACCTGGACCTCTTAAACCAGCGCTTTATTGTCTTTGAGCTGGACAACATCAAGGACCATCCCATCCTGTTCCCGGTGGTGACCATCATTATCATGGAGATCTTCATCGCCAAGATGCGAAAGCTCAAAGGTGTTCGCAAGATGATCCTCGTGGAAGAGGCCTGGAAGGCCATCGCCAAGGAAGGGATGGCCGAGTACCTGAAATATTTGTTTAAGACCGTCCGGAAATTCTATGGGGAGGCCATCGTCGTCACCCAGGAGGTGGAGGACATTATTTCCTCACCGGTCGTCAAAGAGGCGATCATCAACAACTCGGACTGCAAGATCCTTTTGGATCAGTCCAAGTACCAGAACAAATTCGACCGCATCCAGGAGTTATTGGGCCTGACCGAAAAGGAAAAGGCCCTGGCATTGAGTATAAACAAGGCCAATGAACCGGGAAGGCTGTACAAGGAAGTCTTTATCTCCCTGGGCGGGCAGCTCTCCAAGGTGTACCGCACCGAGGTCAGTAAAGCCGAATACCTGGCCTATACCACCGAAGAGAAGGAAAAAATACAGATCGACCGGCTGACCCGAAAATACGGGGACCGTAAAAAAGCCATCGCGGCCCTGGCACAGGAAAGCAACTAG
- a CDS encoding HNH endonuclease, which yields MKQKRKSYYNPDWHKFAKTVRIRDGNKCLKCHRQEPIVSLQVHHKIYKPGLKPWEYPLSDCITLCKGCHAREHGIVEPDSGWILVSIEDLGDLIGTCERKGCGNDIRYEHVTYHPKCGYRSVGSTCVEHLTREDQFKSKEVIKLFNKISDFLSKAFWERRLTRKEKGYICTTHAHHQIRIYGKRNYYSFQIVLKRKGEKWFDFQNIINTRNTNLERVKELGYIALKGLISSDKEEKDLLREVYRRIK from the coding sequence ATGAAACAGAAAAGAAAGTCATATTATAATCCCGATTGGCATAAGTTTGCTAAAACAGTTCGAATTCGGGATGGAAATAAATGTTTAAAATGTCACCGGCAAGAACCTATTGTATCGCTTCAGGTTCATCATAAAATATATAAACCAGGACTTAAGCCATGGGAATATCCCCTAAGCGACTGTATAACCTTATGTAAGGGATGCCATGCCAGAGAGCATGGTATTGTCGAACCAGATAGTGGCTGGATTCTTGTTTCCATTGAAGATTTAGGAGATCTTATTGGAACCTGTGAAAGAAAAGGATGTGGTAATGATATTAGATATGAACATGTTACTTACCATCCTAAATGTGGCTACAGGTCAGTAGGAAGTACATGTGTGGAACATTTAACCAGGGAAGATCAATTCAAAAGTAAAGAAGTAATTAAACTTTTTAATAAAATCAGCGACTTTCTTTCAAAAGCCTTTTGGGAAAGACGTTTAACAAGAAAAGAGAAAGGGTATATATGTACGACTCATGCCCATCATCAGATACGAATTTACGGGAAGCGCAATTACTATTCTTTCCAAATTGTTTTAAAACGGAAAGGAGAGAAATGGTTTGATTTCCAGAATATTATAAATACAAGAAACACGAACTTAGAAAGAGTCAAAGAACTTGGGTATATAGCACTTAAGGGACTGATATCTAGTGATAAGGAAGAAAAAGACTTACTAAGGGAAGTATATAGGCGCATTAAATAA
- a CDS encoding TerB family tellurite resistance protein, which yields MKHLKHWTLALALALALLIPRASRAQAQEAVQLALNFEKLLQLKSILNDMYEGYRILSTGYNAVKGIAEGNYKLHEAFLDGLWLASPGVRKYYRIADIIRYQQHILQEYQSTYRSIAAGGEFSADELLYLSGVYQRLFKQSLQNLDELAMIISSGKLRMSDYERIEAIDRVYDNMKEVLGIVRDINTRVETLEKQRRQWEQQAQRFKEMVSP from the coding sequence ATGAAACACCTTAAACACTGGACGTTAGCCCTTGCGCTGGCCCTGGCCTTGCTTATCCCCCGGGCCTCCCGGGCACAGGCACAGGAAGCCGTCCAACTGGCCCTGAACTTTGAAAAGCTCCTGCAGCTGAAAAGCATCCTCAACGACATGTATGAGGGATACCGAATTCTCTCCACCGGGTACAACGCCGTCAAAGGCATTGCCGAGGGAAACTATAAGCTCCATGAAGCTTTTTTGGATGGGCTGTGGCTCGCCAGCCCCGGAGTGCGGAAATACTATCGCATTGCCGATATTATCCGCTACCAGCAGCATATCCTTCAGGAATACCAAAGCACCTACAGATCCATTGCGGCAGGCGGGGAATTTTCTGCCGATGAGCTGCTGTACCTCTCCGGGGTATATCAGCGACTCTTTAAGCAAAGCCTGCAAAACCTCGATGAACTGGCCATGATCATTAGTTCCGGAAAGCTCAGGATGTCGGACTACGAGCGCATCGAAGCCATTGACAGGGTATATGACAATATGAAGGAGGTATTGGGGATCGTCCGCGACATCAATACCCGGGTAGAGACCCTGGAAAAGCAACGCCGCCAATGGGAACAACAGGCCCAACGATTTAAAGAGATGGTATCGCCATGA
- a CDS encoding LytR/AlgR family response regulator transcription factor, with amino-acid sequence MEEKQSFLSAARPAHSAVGYNDLYFRLIIGVMGALFISLYGTMEGFWEHFLMPAFYVEFFSSLLITLLIIELIYRTTVYLDKYYDWQQRPIIRLCLQFFLGVMVPGVIDFALAALYFKVYGLNIIEDTYYVAYALPLIMAMIFIFNLYYVCHYFFLRLRSVQRAGNGKKQTILVQKGTKNIPLPVAQISYIERSNRHNFLTTLSGESYLISYSLEELEELLDPRLFFRVNRQVLVNFSSCRHFELGEHGKLLLYMKPATDTPIVVSQKRAKRFKEWMDR; translated from the coding sequence ATGGAAGAAAAGCAATCTTTTTTATCAGCGGCAAGGCCTGCCCATAGTGCTGTAGGCTATAATGATTTGTATTTCCGGCTGATCATCGGGGTGATGGGTGCCCTGTTTATCAGCCTCTATGGCACCATGGAGGGCTTTTGGGAACATTTTCTTATGCCCGCATTTTACGTGGAGTTCTTCTCTTCCCTTTTGATCACCTTGCTCATTATCGAGCTTATTTACCGCACCACCGTTTACCTGGACAAATACTACGACTGGCAACAACGGCCTATTATCCGTTTATGCCTGCAATTTTTCCTGGGGGTGATGGTGCCCGGGGTTATCGACTTTGCCCTTGCTGCCCTGTATTTTAAGGTTTACGGGTTGAACATTATTGAAGACACTTATTACGTGGCCTATGCCCTGCCGCTGATCATGGCAATGATCTTTATTTTCAACCTGTATTACGTCTGCCATTATTTCTTTTTAAGACTACGATCCGTTCAACGGGCGGGGAATGGGAAAAAGCAAACCATCCTGGTACAAAAAGGGACTAAAAACATTCCTTTGCCCGTAGCACAGATCAGTTACATAGAAAGGTCCAACCGTCATAACTTTTTAACGACCCTCAGCGGGGAGAGTTATTTGATTTCCTATTCGTTGGAAGAGTTGGAGGAACTGTTGGACCCACGGCTCTTTTTCAGGGTGAACCGGCAGGTTCTGGTGAATTTTTCCTCGTGCCGCCATTTTGAACTGGGTGAGCACGGCAAATTGCTCCTGTATATGAAACCCGCCACGGATACGCCCATCGTGGTGAGCCAAAAAAGAGCCAAACGGTTTAAGGAATGGATGGACAGATAA
- the traJ gene encoding conjugative transposon protein TraJ: MKKTVLLIFVLGALPAISQAQDIESMRRVLDRMYDEMVPLASRLITMARALAGFAAMWYIASRIWGHIARAEPIDVYPLLRPFAIGLAIMLFPMVLALVNGLMDPVVEATAEMTGSTYEAIERHIDQTNAHDMNIRPPGSHTQDEYTYPEDSEDVSAMERLATSIFTLNLGNIVHQVVAWLLQILFYAAALCINTLRTFQLIVLSILGPIVFGLSVFDGFHHTLKAWFARYINVSLWLPVANIFGAIIARIQLNMMQMDADFMSSIGYLVFMVIAIIGYFTVPNVASFIVQPGGRDALLGKSSSIAKQGAQASAKVAATIAKSTL, encoded by the coding sequence ATGAAAAAAACCGTTCTTTTGATTTTCGTATTAGGGGCACTCCCGGCCATTTCCCAGGCGCAGGATATTGAAAGCATGCGCCGGGTGCTCGACAGGATGTATGATGAGATGGTGCCCCTGGCCTCACGCCTTATCACCATGGCCCGTGCCCTGGCGGGATTTGCCGCCATGTGGTACATCGCCTCCCGCATCTGGGGGCACATCGCCCGGGCAGAGCCCATCGATGTTTACCCATTATTGCGCCCCTTTGCCATCGGACTGGCCATTATGCTTTTCCCCATGGTGCTCGCCCTGGTCAACGGGCTGATGGACCCCGTCGTGGAGGCTACCGCAGAGATGACAGGAAGTACCTATGAGGCCATTGAACGCCACATCGACCAGACCAATGCCCATGATATGAACATCCGCCCGCCGGGAAGCCACACCCAGGACGAGTACACCTACCCGGAAGACAGTGAAGATGTCAGTGCCATGGAACGGCTGGCCACTTCCATCTTTACCCTCAACCTCGGAAATATCGTCCATCAGGTGGTTGCCTGGCTTTTGCAGATCCTCTTCTATGCCGCCGCCCTCTGTATCAATACGCTCAGGACATTCCAGCTTATTGTCCTGTCCATTTTGGGGCCCATTGTCTTTGGACTGTCGGTATTCGATGGCTTTCACCACACCTTAAAAGCGTGGTTCGCCCGCTATATCAACGTGAGCCTCTGGCTGCCCGTCGCCAATATCTTTGGGGCCATCATCGCCCGTATACAGCTCAACATGATGCAGATGGACGCCGATTTTATGTCTTCCATCGGCTACCTGGTCTTTATGGTCATTGCCATTATTGGCTACTTTACCGTGCCCAATGTCGCTTCCTTTATCGTGCAGCCCGGAGGAAGGGATGCCCTGCTCGGAAAGTCCAGCTCTATAGCGAAGCAGGGAGCACAGGCCTCTGCCAAAGTAGCTGCCACCATCGCCAAATCCACCCTTTAG
- the traM gene encoding conjugative transposon protein TraM has product MNDEKFRKKRRFMLVLPLLTLPFVTLAFWALGGGNPDRPVEESSSPGLNITLPEAELSEDTALGDKMSMYQKADKKAALRKEQMRLDPFAEEIEPREKQQENLPKEEAAQQDHLSLEVMEAEVQQKLTSLQKVVDHPAPPVQRASAVPISRPERPSLDADLDRLEQMMQSMSAPAAQDPELQQIDGMLEKILDVQHPERVRQKLEAYRDQRQGKTFAVNRTKNTVSENEIPLSERKRTPSENNRFYGLEESPASAVGTVKPAIPAIVHEDQELVSGASLKMELTEKVFIDGITIPEGTLVFGTCKVNGERLNVEVEAIRNGHTILPVKLKVYDMDALPGIRVPGAIARKSAKEGAGDALQGMQTMSYDPSWQAQAASAGMETVKGLFSKKAKLVKVKVKAGHPLLLVDQNTSQP; this is encoded by the coding sequence ATGAACGATGAAAAATTCAGGAAAAAGCGCCGCTTTATGCTGGTGCTGCCACTACTGACCCTGCCCTTTGTCACCCTGGCCTTTTGGGCGCTGGGCGGCGGAAATCCCGACCGTCCCGTCGAAGAAAGCAGCAGCCCGGGACTGAACATAACCCTTCCCGAAGCGGAGCTCAGCGAGGATACCGCCCTGGGCGACAAGATGAGCATGTACCAAAAGGCGGACAAGAAAGCGGCCCTGCGCAAGGAACAAATGCGCCTGGACCCCTTTGCGGAAGAAATTGAACCCCGGGAAAAGCAACAGGAAAATCTTCCCAAAGAAGAAGCTGCTCAGCAAGACCATCTCTCCCTGGAGGTCATGGAAGCCGAAGTGCAGCAGAAGTTAACCTCCCTGCAAAAAGTGGTGGACCACCCGGCACCACCCGTGCAAAGGGCATCGGCTGTTCCGATATCCCGGCCGGAGCGCCCCTCTTTGGATGCCGACCTGGACCGCCTGGAGCAAATGATGCAAAGTATGTCCGCTCCTGCAGCCCAGGACCCGGAACTGCAGCAAATAGACGGAATGCTCGAAAAGATCCTTGATGTGCAACACCCCGAAAGGGTACGCCAAAAGCTGGAAGCCTACCGCGACCAAAGACAGGGAAAAACCTTTGCGGTCAATAGGACAAAAAATACCGTTTCGGAAAACGAAATCCCCCTTTCGGAAAGAAAAAGGACCCCTTCGGAAAACAACCGCTTCTATGGACTCGAAGAATCTCCCGCAAGTGCTGTCGGGACGGTAAAGCCCGCTATCCCTGCCATTGTCCATGAAGACCAGGAACTGGTATCCGGGGCAAGCCTTAAAATGGAACTTACCGAAAAAGTCTTTATTGATGGGATTACCATCCCGGAAGGTACCCTGGTATTCGGCACCTGCAAGGTCAACGGGGAGCGACTTAACGTGGAAGTTGAAGCCATACGCAACGGGCACACCATCCTTCCGGTAAAGCTCAAAGTCTACGACATGGATGCCCTGCCCGGAATACGGGTACCGGGAGCCATTGCCCGAAAGTCCGCCAAAGAAGGGGCCGGCGATGCCCTGCAGGGTATGCAGACCATGAGCTATGACCCTTCCTGGCAGGCGCAGGCGGCCTCCGCAGGAATGGAGACCGTCAAAGGTCTGTTTTCCAAAAAGGCCAAGCTCGTTAAGGTCAAAGTGAAAGCCGGCCACCCTCTTCTTTTAGTCGATCAGAATACTTCTCAACCCTAA
- the traN gene encoding conjugative transposon protein TraN: MKKLCLLSLIALCFVSLAFAQIHPKAVLAPYPVEVGWDQTTVLIFPGKIKSADRGNGNVLAQKDAYAANVLKLKAGKREFSESNLHVVTDRGKVYPFTVRYNPKPDKLTIDIGKQQQVEAAVAVFENTDISPEQLERLSGKVFQEKGFLYRSDKNGKIKLRLAGIYSHKEVLFFLLELKNRSRIAYPIQQWRFTVQDRKQVKRTAERHVGLTPLCMHYEKAKGMDGKGENRMVVAFTQFTIADAKKMVVRLFEENGDRSPVLSIKGKHLLKARPIINP, encoded by the coding sequence ATGAAAAAGCTGTGTTTATTATCGCTAATAGCCTTGTGCTTTGTCAGCCTGGCCTTCGCCCAGATCCACCCCAAAGCGGTGCTTGCCCCTTACCCGGTAGAAGTAGGATGGGACCAGACTACCGTACTGATCTTTCCGGGAAAGATAAAAAGTGCCGATCGCGGGAACGGGAATGTCCTCGCACAAAAAGACGCCTATGCCGCCAATGTATTGAAGCTAAAGGCCGGGAAACGGGAATTTTCTGAAAGTAACCTTCACGTGGTCACCGACCGGGGGAAGGTCTATCCTTTTACCGTGCGCTACAATCCCAAACCGGACAAGCTCACCATTGACATCGGAAAACAACAGCAGGTGGAAGCGGCGGTGGCTGTGTTCGAAAATACGGACATCAGCCCGGAACAGCTGGAAAGGTTGAGCGGGAAGGTATTTCAGGAAAAAGGCTTTCTGTACCGCTCGGATAAAAACGGGAAAATAAAGTTGCGCCTTGCGGGGATCTACTCCCATAAGGAGGTATTGTTTTTCCTGCTTGAATTGAAAAACCGCAGCCGCATAGCCTATCCCATACAGCAATGGCGCTTTACTGTCCAGGATCGCAAGCAGGTCAAGCGGACCGCCGAGCGCCACGTGGGCCTTACACCTTTATGCATGCATTATGAAAAGGCAAAAGGAATGGACGGAAAAGGCGAAAATCGCATGGTCGTGGCCTTCACCCAATTTACCATTGCCGATGCCAAGAAAATGGTGGTACGCCTATTTGAAGAAAACGGTGACCGAAGCCCGGTGCTGTCCATCAAGGGGAAGCACCTGTTGAAGGCAAGACCCATTATCAATCCTTAA